A window of Ictidomys tridecemlineatus isolate mIctTri1 chromosome 1, mIctTri1.hap1, whole genome shotgun sequence contains these coding sequences:
- the Gcsaml gene encoding germinal center-associated signaling and motility-like protein produces the protein MVEGETQGQDKNGKEFLSTSNQAPGSEEVCYTVISHPPLRQPSLSSNDDGYENVDRASRRPGRSRGSQETEYALLRTSTASPMASTLEHDYELVLPC, from the exons ATGGTTGAAGGAGAGACTCAAGGTCAAGATAAGAATG GTAAAGAATTTCTATCCACTTCTAATCAG GCACCCGGCTCCGAGGAGGTGTGCTACACAGTCATCAGCCACCCGCCCCTGCGCCAGCCCTCGCTGAGCTCCAACGACGACGGCTACGAGAACGTCGACCGCGCCTCGCGGCGCCCGGGGCGGTCCAGGGGCTCCCAGGAAACGGAGTACGCGCTGCTGAGGACCTCCACTGCCAGCCCCatggccagcaccctggagcacGACTACGAGCTCGTGCTTCCGTGCTAG